CAGCCGGGCGTAGGCCGCCATGAAGGGCGAGGTCATCCCGACCGTGTTGCGGTCCGGGAGGATGTAGTGCTCGCCGGCATCCCGGAAGTTCTTCACGATCGAGAACAGGTAGTCCCAGCGGCCCGCGTTGAGACCCGCGGCGTGGTCGCGCAGCTCGTAGAGGATCTCGTCCATCTCGAACGCGGCGGTGATGGTCTCGATCAGCACGGTGGCCCGGACGGTGCCGTGCGGGATGCCCAACTTCGCCTGGGCATGGGTGAAGACGTCGTTCCAGAGCCGGGCTTCCAGGTGGCTCTCGGTCTTCGGCAGGTAGAAGTACGGGCCCGAGTTCGGGTCCTCCGCGCCGCGCGCGATCAGCCGGGCGGCGTTGTGGAAGAAGTACAGGCCGAAGTCGAACAGGCCGCCGGAGACCGGGTTGCCGTCGACCAGCAGGTGGCTCTCGTCCAGGTGCCAGCCGCGCGGGCGGACCACCACGGTGGCCAGCTCGGCGGCGGGCTTGAGGGTGTAGGACTTGCCCGCGTCGGTGGCGAAGTCGATCCGGCCCTCGAAGGCGTCGATCAGGTTGACCTGGCCGCTGACCACGTTCTCCCAGGTGGGGGCGGTGGCGTCCTCGAAGTCGGCCAGCCAGATCTTCGCGCCGGAGTTGAGCGCGTTGATCACCATCTTGCGGTCGGTCGGCCCGGTGATCTCGACCCGGCGGTCCTGCAGCGCGCGCGGCGCCTCGGCCACCTTCCAGTCCCCGGCCCGCACGGCGGCGGTCTCCGGGAGGAAGTCGAGGGTGCCGGCGGCCGCGATCTCGGCGCGCCGGGTCTTCCGTCGGGCCAGGAGCTCCTGCCGGCGGCCTTCGAACGCGCGGTGGAGACCGACCACGAAGGCGACCGCCTCCGGAGTGAGCACCTCCTCGCTGCGGGGGACGCGCGGACCGGCGACAGTGACGACCGGAGCGGCGGGGGCGGCGCCGACGGGTCCCTGGTCT
This genomic interval from Kitasatospora gansuensis contains the following:
- the aceB gene encoding malate synthase A, with protein sequence MAADQGPVGAAPAAPVVTVAGPRVPRSEEVLTPEAVAFVVGLHRAFEGRRQELLARRKTRRAEIAAAGTLDFLPETAAVRAGDWKVAEAPRALQDRRVEITGPTDRKMVINALNSGAKIWLADFEDATAPTWENVVSGQVNLIDAFEGRIDFATDAGKSYTLKPAAELATVVVRPRGWHLDESHLLVDGNPVSGGLFDFGLYFFHNAARLIARGAEDPNSGPYFYLPKTESHLEARLWNDVFTHAQAKLGIPHGTVRATVLIETITAAFEMDEILYELRDHAAGLNAGRWDYLFSIVKNFRDAGEHYILPDRNTVGMTSPFMAAYARLLVQTCHKRGAHAIGGMAAFIPSRRDPEVNAAALEKVKADKEREAGNGFDGSWVAHPDLVPVARACFDAVLGDRPNQKDNPGSAEPVTPAQLLDIAGAGGSCTEAGLHNAVQVGVRYIEAWLRGLGAVGIFNMMEDAATAEISRSQIWQWINNDVVLADTGEKATAELVRRLVTEELAALRAELGDAAYAGGRWNEAAKLFEQVSLAEEFVDFLTLPALSLLD